From Apium graveolens cultivar Ventura chromosome 9, ASM990537v1, whole genome shotgun sequence, the proteins below share one genomic window:
- the LOC141682844 gene encoding two-pore potassium channel 1-like, translating to MASNAAKEALLPGSANPCDFRKRNLLKRTKEPNCGSSSSAENSTQFERGNKASPEIPESIFDQQLHFKRVIIIFLSYISIGSLCFFLVRNQMKGEKTNGVLDSIYFCVVTMTTIGYGDLVPDTVLAKLLACIFVFSGMALVGFVLSRLADYILEKEGNLFFKTINSSDIYGSTDISAENNKSRYKFFTTLTILLFLIVVGTLFLHKVERLDIFDAFYCVCTTMTTLGYGDKSFSTEGGRLFAIFWMLTSTICLAQLFIYFAEFWSEGRRKLLVDWVLDRKLTAGDLEAADLDNDKVVSVAEFVVYKLKEMGKISKEDVTMAMEHFRNHDIDHSGTLTASDLA from the exons ATGGCCAGCAATGCAGCCAAGGAGGCCCTGCTACCAGGATCCGCGAACCCTTGTGATTTTAGAAAAAGAAACCTCCTTAAGAGGACCAAAGAACCAAACTGTGGTAGTTCTTCTTCAGCGGAGAATAGTACACAATTTGAACGTGGGAACAAAGCTTCTCCTGAAATTCCTGAATCCATTTTTGATCAACAACTTCACTTTAAACGAGTTATAATAATCTTTCTGTCCTATATTAGTATTGGctctctttgctttttccttgTTAGGAATCAAATGAAGGGTGAGAAAACAAATGGGGTTCTTGATTCTATATATTTTTGTGTTGTGACAATGACTACTATTGGATATGGGGACCTTGTGCCTGATACTGTCTTGGCGAAACTTTTAGCTTGCATTTTTGTATTCAGTGGAATGGCTCTTGTGGGATTCGTTCTAAGCAGACTAGCAGATTACATTCTCGAAAAGGAGGGAAATCTTTTCTTTAAAACTATAAACTCAAGTGACATTTATGGTTCAACTGACATTTCTGCGGAAAACAATAAATCCAGATATAAATTCTTCACTACATTGACCATCCTTTTGTTTCTCATAGTTGTTGGAACCTTATTTTTGCATAAAGTTGAGCGATTGGATATTTTTGATGCCTTCTATTGTGTTTGTACCACTATGACCACTCTAGGATATGGGGACAAAAGCTTCTCCACGGAAGGAGGGCGCCTATTTGCCATCTTCTGGATGCTAACTAGTACGATCTGTTTAGCACAATTATTCATCTATTTTGCTGAATTCTGGAGTGAGGGAAGACGAAAATTGCTAGTTGATTGGGTTCTTGATAGAAAATTGACAGCTGGGGATCTTGAGGCAGCTGATCTCGACAATGACAAAGTAGTCAG TGTTGCAGAATTTGTTGTGTATAAGCTAAAGGAAATGGGAAAGATTAGCAAGGAAGATGTGACAATGGCCATGGAGCATTTCAGGAATCATGATATTGATCACTCAGGGACATTGACAGCATCTGATCTTGCCTAA